The proteins below come from a single Holdemania massiliensis genomic window:
- a CDS encoding histidine phosphatase family protein: MKLLFVRHGHPDYSEPKALGYPGFGNDLAPLDALGRIQAEQAAQDPRLRQGQLIVASPFTRALQTAAILSRRLDLDLRVEVGLHEWLPDLTYTYTQIETVEQARAEFDAMNGIAEAERKGQWETWEQMRFRAERALARYVGYECLIVVCHGLLMQCFVEEKKIPNGGVFEVQWMPEHTR; this comes from the coding sequence ATGAAATTATTGTTCGTGCGCCATGGTCATCCGGATTATTCTGAGCCCAAAGCGCTGGGATATCCGGGCTTCGGCAATGATCTGGCGCCTTTGGATGCATTAGGCCGGATACAGGCTGAACAGGCAGCACAGGATCCGCGGCTGAGACAGGGACAGCTGATCGTCGCTTCCCCATTTACCCGTGCCCTTCAAACGGCAGCGATTCTTTCCCGCCGATTGGATCTGGATCTGCGCGTAGAAGTGGGACTGCATGAATGGCTGCCGGATCTAACCTATACGTATACGCAGATTGAAACGGTCGAGCAGGCCAGAGCGGAATTTGACGCCATGAACGGCATTGCCGAGGCAGAAAGAAAAGGACAATGGGAAACGTGGGAACAGATGCGTTTCCGTGCGGAACGGGCACTGGCGCGCTATGTTGGTTATGAATGCCTGATCGTGGTCTGTCACGGACTTTTGATGCAGTGCTTTGTGGAGGAAAAAAAGATTCCCAACGGCGGGGTTTTTGAGGTACAATGGATGCCTGAACACACGCGTTGA
- a CDS encoding AAA family ATPase, whose translation MERICIIGCPGSGKSTLASRLAAATNIPTIHLDQLFWKENWVQRTDEEFDELLAEALKQPRWIMDGNFARTLPLRLGFADTLIVYDLPKWRSVAGYFQRLRRYRGSTRPDMTEGCAEKLDWEFVGYILKFKRPDLTALQREFPQLTILRLRSHRQAESWLTQLEKRIES comes from the coding sequence ATGGAACGAATTTGTATTATCGGCTGTCCCGGCAGCGGCAAGAGTACGCTGGCATCCCGATTAGCCGCCGCCACAAACATCCCGACGATTCATTTGGATCAGCTGTTCTGGAAAGAGAACTGGGTTCAGCGTACCGACGAAGAATTCGATGAGCTGTTGGCAGAAGCTTTAAAACAGCCTCGCTGGATCATGGACGGCAACTTCGCCCGTACCCTGCCGCTGCGGTTGGGCTTTGCGGATACGCTGATCGTTTACGATCTGCCCAAATGGCGCAGTGTCGCCGGCTATTTTCAACGGCTGCGGCGCTATCGCGGAAGCACCCGTCCTGACATGACGGAGGGCTGTGCGGAAAAGCTCGATTGGGAATTTGTGGGCTACATCTTAAAATTTAAAAGACCGGATCTGACGGCTTTACAGCGGGAATTTCCGCAGCTGACGATACTTCGGCTGCGTTCGCACCGCCAGGCAGAAAGCTGGCTGACGCAGCTGGAAAAACGGATTGAATCGTGA
- a CDS encoding GNAT family N-acetyltransferase gives MLELRSLTTADGEAAYMFLQAFAPDENGFENPYHDCSKETFLTQELPLILDHAQGRNLEENHVPDTWYFLWDDDQMVGLFRIRHYLTEALAQGAGHIGYGIHPDHRGKGYATRGLALAVEEAAKLIPEDEVYLSCHKDNPASLRVQLKNHARIDHEDEVEYYTRIPLPKHLHR, from the coding sequence ATGCTTGAACTACGTTCCTTGACAACCGCAGACGGCGAAGCGGCCTATATGTTTCTGCAGGCGTTCGCGCCGGATGAAAACGGATTTGAAAATCCCTATCATGACTGCTCAAAAGAAACCTTTTTAACTCAGGAGCTGCCGTTGATTTTAGATCATGCGCAAGGGCGGAATCTGGAAGAAAATCATGTTCCGGATACCTGGTATTTTCTGTGGGACGACGATCAGATGGTCGGTCTGTTTCGGATTCGGCATTATCTAACGGAAGCGCTGGCCCAGGGGGCAGGCCATATCGGTTACGGCATTCATCCGGATCACCGCGGCAAGGGCTACGCGACGCGCGGTTTGGCGCTGGCCGTCGAAGAAGCGGCGAAACTGATTCCGGAGGATGAAGTCTACCTGTCCTGTCACAAGGATAATCCGGCTTCGCTCAGGGTGCAGCTTAAAAACCACGCGCGGATCGATCATGAGGATGAAGTGGAATATTATACGCGGATTCCGCTGCCAAAACACCTGCATCGTTAA
- a CDS encoding patatin-like phospholipase family protein, which translates to MKTAWVLCGGGSRGAYEIGVWQTFRAAGMTPDIVTGTSIGALNGALIVQQDYEAALDLWENLRIDDVMKDGIDLELSAIMENKQKIAPFLKKYVNAKGADNTPLKDMIARLVDEPKLRQSPIDFGLVTVRYPSLQAVELTKQEIPQGQIKDYLIASASCFPAFPVYEFAGQQYIDGGYQDNLPIALALRMGAERVIAVNLHYQSPIHPTLEKLPQVKVLSPSRDLGSFLSFDPMILKRNRELGVLDAQKFLGQRIGERYVFTPLTPSLQALAEVLVRELTLFQCQLDDSDHPFIDTLWPQNVLLDKILKAPGDSFETLFIRLMEIAAELMKKEAQTLLDPQTFLIEAAEFFSAGSPALETERSLYQSLLQQTTRQSLLTLIGKADRILLCRSLCDQMLHRQNSLLQQLHWLAPVMAQEVLVSWFAAFLIRWFKLNQNS; encoded by the coding sequence ATGAAAACAGCATGGGTATTATGCGGAGGCGGTTCACGGGGAGCCTATGAAATCGGGGTGTGGCAGACCTTTCGGGCAGCCGGCATGACGCCGGATATCGTAACCGGCACCTCCATCGGCGCGTTAAACGGGGCGCTGATCGTCCAACAGGACTACGAAGCAGCCCTGGACTTATGGGAAAATCTGCGGATTGATGATGTGATGAAGGACGGAATTGATCTGGAGCTCAGCGCGATCATGGAAAACAAACAGAAAATCGCTCCGTTTCTGAAAAAATACGTCAATGCCAAAGGCGCCGACAACACACCGTTAAAAGACATGATCGCCCGGTTAGTCGATGAGCCGAAGCTGCGGCAGTCCCCGATTGATTTCGGTCTCGTCACGGTGCGCTATCCTTCCCTGCAGGCAGTCGAGCTGACAAAGCAGGAAATTCCCCAAGGTCAGATCAAGGATTATCTGATTGCTTCAGCTTCCTGCTTTCCCGCTTTTCCCGTCTATGAATTCGCCGGGCAGCAATATATCGACGGCGGCTATCAGGACAACCTGCCGATTGCCTTAGCGTTACGGATGGGAGCGGAACGGGTCATCGCTGTCAATCTGCATTATCAAAGTCCGATTCATCCAACGCTGGAAAAACTGCCGCAGGTCAAGGTTCTCAGCCCGTCGCGCGATCTTGGATCCTTTTTATCCTTTGATCCGATGATCCTGAAACGCAACCGTGAGCTGGGCGTGCTTGACGCGCAGAAATTTCTCGGCCAGCGGATCGGTGAGCGGTATGTCTTTACTCCCCTGACCCCTTCGCTTCAAGCTTTGGCCGAAGTCCTGGTGCGCGAGCTGACTTTATTTCAATGTCAGCTGGATGACTCCGATCATCCATTTATTGATACGCTGTGGCCGCAGAACGTCCTGCTGGATAAAATTCTCAAAGCTCCGGGCGACTCATTTGAAACATTATTTATCCGGTTGATGGAAATTGCCGCTGAGCTCATGAAAAAAGAGGCTCAGACACTTCTCGATCCGCAAACCTTTCTTATTGAAGCCGCGGAATTTTTCAGCGCCGGAAGTCCGGCTTTGGAGACTGAGCGTTCCCTGTATCAGAGCTTGCTTCAACAGACAACCCGGCAGTCGTTATTGACGCTGATCGGCAAAGCTGACCGCATCCTGTTATGCCGCAGCCTCTGCGATCAGATGCTGCACCGCCAGAATTCCCTGCTTCAGCAGCTGCATTGGCTTGCGCCGGTAATGGCGCAGGAGGTTCTGGTCAGCTGGTTTGCCGCCTTTTTGATTCGCTGGTTTAAGCTGAATCAAAATTCGTAA
- the ftsW gene encoding putative lipid II flippase FtsW codes for MFHRKNRLLLIEVLTLVAAGLIMIASSSVYWAEFKYHNPWYFVQRQALFAVLGLFAMNLTSRLNIQKLREKQKPILIGCYIALALVLIPGLGVQRNGSRSWFGVGSFLIQPSEFFKLALILSVSDYLAKKDRIKSLRKDLLVPLFLTMLGFGLILLQPDFGSGLVMVCSIVVIVLAADAPFKYFVRLGLLGAAGLTALILAAPYRMARIVSFLDPWKDPLGSGFQIIQSLFAIAPGGLLGAGLNRSMQKHFYLPEPQTDFIFAITAEELGWIGASLIIVIYLFIILEGVRIAKGAHDPFLCYVAVGIISLFAIQVMINLGVVVGLFPVTGITLPLMSYGGSSLVMIMASLGILMSIAKA; via the coding sequence ATGTTCCATCGAAAAAACAGGCTGCTTTTGATCGAAGTGCTGACGCTGGTAGCCGCCGGGTTGATCATGATCGCCTCCAGCTCGGTGTACTGGGCGGAGTTTAAATATCACAATCCCTGGTATTTTGTGCAGCGTCAGGCGTTATTTGCGGTTTTAGGATTGTTTGCGATGAATCTGACCAGCCGGCTGAACATTCAGAAGCTGCGGGAAAAACAGAAACCGATTCTGATCGGCTGTTACATCGCTTTGGCGCTGGTGCTGATTCCGGGGCTGGGCGTGCAGCGCAACGGATCGCGCAGCTGGTTCGGCGTCGGCAGCTTTTTGATCCAGCCCTCTGAGTTTTTCAAGCTGGCGCTGATCTTGTCGGTGTCGGATTATCTTGCCAAGAAGGATCGGATCAAGAGTCTGCGCAAAGATTTGCTCGTCCCGTTGTTTCTGACGATGCTGGGGTTTGGCTTAATTTTGCTTCAGCCGGATTTCGGCAGTGGTCTGGTCATGGTCTGCAGTATCGTTGTAATTGTTTTGGCGGCTGATGCGCCGTTTAAATATTTCGTGCGGCTGGGTTTATTGGGCGCGGCGGGATTAACGGCCTTGATCCTGGCTGCCCCTTACCGTATGGCACGCATCGTCTCCTTTCTGGATCCTTGGAAGGATCCGTTAGGCAGCGGATTTCAGATTATTCAGTCGCTGTTTGCGATTGCCCCGGGCGGGTTGTTGGGGGCGGGCTTAAACCGGTCGATGCAGAAGCATTTCTATCTGCCGGAGCCGCAGACTGACTTTATCTTTGCGATCACGGCGGAGGAGCTGGGCTGGATCGGCGCGTCGTTAATCATCGTCATTTACCTGTTCATCATATTGGAAGGCGTGCGGATCGCCAAAGGGGCGCACGATCCTTTTCTGTGCTATGTTGCGGTCGGGATCATCAGTTTATTTGCGATTCAGGTGATGATCAACCTCGGCGTCGTCGTCGGATTGTTCCCTGTTACCGGCATCACGCTGCCATTGATGTCCTATGGAGGCAGTTCCTTAGTTATGATTATGGCGTCTCTGGGCATCTTAATGAGTATTGCGAAGGCATAA
- the murG gene encoding undecaprenyldiphospho-muramoylpentapeptide beta-N-acetylglucosaminyltransferase, with protein MRVLIATGGTGGHIYPALALADAMKEKDPKTEILFVGTANRMEATEIPKAGYRFEAIKAKGLNGSALAKVQAIVQLVQAYFACRKIVRQFRPDYAIGFGNYISAPVILAAHFAHVPTMLHEQNSYAGKANRFLAQYADKIVGCYPENLQQFPASKTRILGNPRASVAAQAQRDPQVVRQLGLDPAKPLVVVVMGSLGSESVNAVMVKALKAMAGKAYQVLYVTGRAAYQQVQSQGLECTNIKVVEYIDGVRVMVNADLAVVRGGATTAAEITVLGLPAIIIPSPYVPNNHQVLNAKALQEAGAALMIEEKDLTEAEITAKIEGVIFDPIRLEGMRAAAKRLGHPDANEQIYNWIQQG; from the coding sequence ATGCGCGTATTAATTGCGACCGGCGGTACCGGCGGTCATATTTATCCGGCGCTGGCGCTGGCGGATGCGATGAAGGAAAAAGATCCGAAAACGGAGATTCTGTTTGTCGGTACGGCTAACCGGATGGAAGCCACGGAGATTCCCAAGGCGGGCTATCGCTTTGAAGCGATCAAGGCCAAGGGCTTAAATGGTTCAGCGCTGGCCAAGGTGCAGGCGATCGTCCAGCTGGTTCAGGCTTATTTCGCCTGCCGCAAAATTGTCCGGCAGTTTCGTCCGGACTATGCGATTGGTTTTGGCAACTATATCAGCGCCCCGGTCATTCTGGCAGCGCATTTCGCCCATGTGCCGACGATGCTGCATGAACAGAATTCCTATGCCGGCAAGGCCAATCGGTTTCTTGCGCAGTACGCTGATAAAATTGTCGGCTGCTATCCTGAGAATCTGCAGCAGTTTCCGGCTTCGAAAACCCGGATTCTCGGCAATCCGCGGGCCAGCGTTGCGGCGCAAGCTCAGCGGGATCCGCAGGTCGTGCGGCAGCTGGGCTTGGACCCGGCAAAACCGTTGGTCGTTGTGGTCATGGGTTCGCTGGGCTCGGAAAGCGTCAATGCCGTGATGGTTAAAGCCCTGAAGGCAATGGCCGGCAAGGCCTATCAGGTATTGTATGTCACCGGCCGGGCGGCTTACCAACAGGTTCAAAGCCAGGGCCTGGAATGCACCAACATCAAAGTTGTTGAGTATATCGACGGGGTGCGCGTGATGGTCAATGCCGATCTGGCCGTTGTGCGGGGCGGAGCGACCACAGCTGCCGAAATCACGGTTTTGGGTCTGCCGGCGATCATTATTCCCAGTCCCTATGTTCCCAATAACCACCAGGTGCTCAACGCCAAAGCGCTGCAGGAGGCAGGGGCAGCGCTGATGATTGAAGAAAAAGACTTGACAGAAGCGGAAATTACCGCAAAAATAGAGGGTGTTATTTTTGATCCGATTCGTTTGGAAGGGATGCGTGCCGCGGCGAAGCGGTTAGGCCATCCGGATGCAAACGAACAGATTTACAACTGGATTCAACAAGGATAA
- the murB gene encoding UDP-N-acetylmuramate dehydrogenase: MRDSLERLRCYGDVAENVSMSTLTTLRIGGNARAIVYPKTMLALTQVLRLLAKQGIPFKIFGKGSNLLCSDNDYEGVIIKLDRYHDDFYFDGQTVVAEAGCSIIALSYEAMKHSLSGLEFASGIPGTVGGAAFMNAGAYKSCMAEVVSEVFVLREGRCEWLSPAECGFSYRTSIFQSHPDWVILAVRFHLTTQDQAEIRDLMDRRRQRRMESQPLDKPSAGSVFRNPKDRQAWQMIDELGYRGHRVGGVSVSEKHVNFIVNDQQGKARDFIELVEEIQDQVRRKYGEELILEVEKFNW, encoded by the coding sequence ATGAGAGACAGCTTGGAAAGACTGCGGTGCTATGGCGATGTGGCGGAAAATGTTTCGATGTCGACGCTGACAACGCTGCGCATCGGCGGCAATGCCCGCGCCATTGTCTATCCCAAGACAATGCTGGCGCTGACGCAGGTGCTTCGCCTGCTGGCCAAGCAGGGGATTCCGTTTAAAATTTTCGGCAAGGGGAGCAATTTGTTATGCTCCGACAACGACTATGAGGGCGTGATCATAAAACTTGACCGCTATCATGATGATTTTTATTTTGACGGACAGACGGTTGTCGCTGAGGCGGGCTGTTCTATTATTGCTTTGTCGTATGAAGCGATGAAGCATTCGCTGTCCGGGCTGGAATTTGCCAGCGGCATTCCCGGAACGGTCGGCGGCGCTGCGTTTATGAACGCGGGCGCTTATAAAAGCTGCATGGCAGAGGTTGTCAGCGAAGTGTTTGTGCTGCGTGAGGGACGCTGTGAATGGCTGAGTCCGGCAGAGTGCGGTTTCAGCTATCGGACTTCGATTTTTCAAAGTCATCCCGACTGGGTGATTCTGGCGGTGCGGTTTCATTTAACCACGCAGGATCAGGCCGAAATCCGGGATCTGATGGATCGGCGGCGGCAGCGAAGGATGGAATCTCAGCCGCTGGATAAACCGAGCGCGGGCAGCGTGTTCCGCAATCCCAAGGATCGTCAGGCCTGGCAGATGATTGATGAGCTGGGCTATCGCGGCCATCGCGTCGGTGGGGTTTCCGTCAGTGAGAAGCACGTCAATTTTATCGTCAACGATCAACAGGGGAAGGCGCGGGATTTTATTGAGCTGGTTGAAGAAATTCAGGATCAGGTACGCCGTAAGTATGGCGAGGAACTGATTCTGGAAGTGGAGAAGTTTAACTGGTGA
- a CDS encoding cell division protein FtsQ/DivIB — translation MRKPAPASPDNKTSVDLLIEQRKRQAQQKNFRRQKRRLFKAAIGCALIVMGTAYYFSDAALVKTVSVQGNVSLSRSDVLELAGITAHSRWLTVFTPQVKNALQQYPLIVSASVRHERGNQIVIEIEEREPVGYRYIEEPEILLKDGSIVKMDERMMGLIARIPLIVGFQSAEQSADLAMAFRNVSAGMISLISEIQQFEVSYDPNMIRLIMHDGNQFFSSYYSMDVLNEYNSIVSNLNKAQSCIYVDEMSKSAYTQLCPGEADPNAPAEGDSDENSDTNGAENE, via the coding sequence ATGCGCAAGCCCGCTCCGGCCTCTCCGGATAACAAGACCTCGGTTGATCTGTTGATTGAACAACGCAAGCGTCAGGCTCAGCAGAAAAACTTTCGCCGCCAGAAACGCCGGCTGTTCAAAGCGGCCATCGGCTGCGCGCTGATCGTCATGGGCACAGCGTATTATTTCAGCGATGCCGCGTTGGTCAAAACCGTCAGCGTTCAGGGCAATGTCAGCTTAAGCCGCAGTGATGTGCTGGAGCTGGCGGGGATCACGGCCCATTCACGCTGGCTGACGGTATTTACGCCGCAGGTGAAAAATGCACTGCAGCAATATCCGCTCATCGTCTCAGCCTCAGTGCGGCATGAGCGCGGCAATCAGATTGTGATCGAAATTGAAGAACGGGAGCCGGTCGGCTACCGCTACATCGAAGAACCTGAAATTTTATTGAAGGACGGCAGCATCGTTAAGATGGATGAGCGGATGATGGGGCTGATTGCCCGGATTCCGCTCATCGTCGGATTTCAAAGCGCGGAGCAAAGCGCGGATCTGGCGATGGCTTTCCGCAATGTATCGGCGGGGATGATCTCCTTAATTTCCGAGATTCAGCAGTTTGAGGTTTCCTATGATCCAAATATGATCCGTTTGATCATGCATGACGGCAACCAGTTTTTTTCCAGCTACTATTCGATGGACGTGCTCAATGAGTACAACAGCATCGTTTCCAATCTCAACAAGGCTCAATCCTGCATCTATGTCGACGAGATGTCCAAGTCTGCCTATACCCAGCTGTGTCCGGGTGAAGCGGATCCCAACGCGCCGGCAGAGGGAGATTCAGATGAAAATTCTGACACAAACGGCGCAGAAAATGAGTAA
- a CDS encoding Asp23/Gls24 family envelope stress response protein: MSIERVTSYGNINISQEAIATLAGGVVSECYGVVGMASQKLVKDGWAELLKKENYSRGVVVRKTEKGMELDLYIVIGFGVKVSEVVSEVQKKVKYVLEKTLEQDFAAVNVYVQGVRVIG, from the coding sequence ATGTCCATAGAACGTGTAACCAGCTACGGCAATATCAACATCTCGCAGGAAGCGATCGCAACTTTAGCCGGAGGTGTCGTCAGCGAATGCTACGGTGTTGTCGGTATGGCTTCCCAGAAGTTAGTGAAGGATGGCTGGGCCGAATTATTAAAAAAAGAAAATTATTCCCGCGGGGTTGTCGTCAGAAAGACAGAAAAGGGAATGGAACTGGATCTATATATCGTCATCGGCTTCGGGGTTAAGGTTTCCGAAGTTGTCAGTGAAGTACAGAAGAAAGTGAAGTATGTCCTTGAGAAAACTCTGGAGCAGGATTTTGCAGCCGTCAATGTCTATGTGCAGGGTGTCCGGGTTATTGGTTAA
- a CDS encoding DAK2 domain-containing protein: MNRINGTDFKEMLLSGAAHLSNRHDAIDALNVFPVPDGDTGTNMSMTFTSGVKEAMQACTDDLSVLAKTLSKGLLMGARGNSGVILSQIFRGFYQSIEGKSELAPADLAAAFVNGSKVAYKAVMRPVEGTILTVVREASAAGDQYMKDHPEATIEDVFNCILDESRISLANTPELLPVLKEVGVVDSGGTGLVVILEGFKAAMDGRPFVMEEKESTTAKAAMELENEEFGYCTEFILRLSEQGQVTFTEEKMKKALARLGESIVVVQDEDLVKVHVHTLTPGDALNYAQRYGEFVKLKIENMQEQHNTIMNETLPVKAEEPIQEKDYALIAVAAGDGLKKLFEEYRVDVVISGGQTMNPSTEDFVAAIKRVKAKHIFILPNNSNIILAAQQAAAVMEDQDIRVLQTKSIPQGLSACIMFNPEVSADENEAEMTAALEHVKTGQITYAIKDTTFDGMEIVAGDYMGIAEKSIVISTPNKMDACLRLLDNLIDGDSEIVTVLAGEDASEEETAQIARYIEDQFGVETDIQAGGQPVYAFIFGVE, encoded by the coding sequence ATGAATAGAATTAACGGAACGGATTTTAAAGAAATGCTGCTCAGCGGAGCGGCTCATTTGAGCAACCGCCATGACGCGATCGACGCTCTGAACGTTTTCCCAGTCCCCGATGGTGATACGGGAACGAACATGTCGATGACGTTTACCTCCGGGGTCAAAGAAGCGATGCAGGCCTGCACCGATGATCTCAGTGTATTGGCGAAGACCTTGTCGAAGGGTCTGTTGATGGGAGCGCGGGGAAACTCCGGCGTCATTCTGTCGCAGATTTTCAGAGGCTTTTATCAGTCCATCGAAGGCAAGAGCGAACTGGCTCCCGCCGATCTGGCCGCGGCGTTTGTCAATGGCAGCAAGGTTGCCTATAAGGCGGTTATGCGGCCGGTTGAAGGAACGATTCTGACGGTTGTCCGGGAAGCCAGCGCAGCCGGGGATCAATACATGAAGGACCACCCGGAGGCAACGATCGAAGATGTATTTAACTGCATTCTTGACGAATCGCGAATTTCGCTGGCCAATACGCCGGAATTGCTTCCGGTCTTAAAGGAAGTCGGCGTCGTGGACAGCGGCGGAACAGGTTTAGTCGTTATTTTGGAAGGTTTCAAAGCAGCGATGGATGGCCGGCCGTTTGTCATGGAAGAAAAGGAAAGCACCACCGCCAAAGCTGCGATGGAGCTGGAAAACGAAGAGTTCGGTTACTGCACTGAATTTATTCTGCGCTTAAGCGAACAGGGGCAGGTTACATTTACCGAAGAGAAGATGAAGAAGGCATTGGCCCGCTTAGGCGAGTCCATCGTCGTCGTTCAGGATGAAGATTTAGTCAAGGTGCATGTGCATACACTGACCCCAGGCGATGCCCTGAACTACGCTCAGCGCTACGGCGAATTCGTCAAGCTGAAAATTGAAAACATGCAGGAACAGCACAATACGATCATGAATGAGACGCTGCCGGTCAAAGCCGAAGAGCCGATTCAGGAAAAGGATTATGCGCTGATCGCTGTGGCGGCTGGGGACGGCTTGAAAAAGCTGTTTGAAGAATACCGCGTAGACGTTGTGATTTCCGGCGGACAGACGATGAATCCGTCCACTGAGGATTTTGTGGCGGCTATCAAGCGGGTCAAGGCCAAGCATATCTTCATTCTGCCGAATAACTCGAACATTATCTTAGCAGCGCAGCAGGCTGCGGCGGTGATGGAAGATCAGGATATTCGTGTGCTGCAGACCAAATCCATTCCGCAGGGACTGTCGGCGTGCATTATGTTCAATCCGGAAGTTTCCGCTGATGAGAATGAAGCGGAAATGACAGCGGCGTTGGAGCATGTCAAAACCGGACAGATCACCTATGCGATCAAGGATACAACCTTTGACGGCATGGAAATTGTGGCGGGTGATTACATGGGCATTGCGGAGAAGTCAATCGTGATTTCAACCCCGAACAAGATGGATGCTTGTCTGCGGTTATTGGATAACCTGATTGATGGGGATTCAGAGATTGTTACCGTGCTTGCCGGCGAAGATGCCAGCGAGGAAGAAACGGCGCAGATTGCCCGTTATATCGAAGATCAGTTCGGTGTGGAAACGGATATTCAAGCTGGCGGTCAGCCGGTCTACGCCTTTATTTTCGGTGTTGAATAA
- the dcd gene encoding dCTP deaminase, translating into MILSDKTLIKMLNDHSLVVTDLEPEQIQPASIDIRIGNTFCIVEDSPSGIINLEDEIQYKQITAEKYTLLPGQFVLTTTMEYFELPDDLTAFVEGRSSLGRMGLFIQNAGWVDPGFKGEITLELFNANRCAIELCAGRQIGQLVFAQLDEKALNPYRGKYQGQRGATGSKVFLDSKK; encoded by the coding sequence ATGATACTGTCAGATAAAACATTAATCAAAATGCTGAATGACCATTCACTCGTAGTGACGGACTTAGAACCAGAACAAATCCAGCCCGCAAGTATTGATATTCGAATCGGAAACACGTTTTGCATCGTTGAGGATTCGCCTTCTGGAATCATTAACTTAGAAGATGAAATCCAATACAAGCAAATCACGGCTGAAAAATATACGCTGCTTCCTGGCCAATTTGTCTTGACCACCACGATGGAGTATTTTGAATTGCCGGATGATCTTACCGCCTTTGTGGAAGGCCGCAGTTCATTAGGCCGCATGGGACTGTTTATCCAGAATGCCGGATGGGTGGATCCGGGCTTTAAAGGCGAAATTACGCTGGAATTATTTAATGCGAATCGCTGTGCAATTGAGTTATGTGCCGGCCGCCAGATCGGACAGTTGGTCTTTGCCCAGCTCGATGAGAAAGCTCTGAATCCCTACCGCGGAAAATATCAGGGCCAAAGAGGGGCCACAGGATCCAAAGTGTTTTTAGATTCAAAGAAGTGA